GCCCTCCGACGGCTGGCACGCACCGAACGAGAAGGTCGAGCTCGACCTGCTCCTCAAGGGCGCCGAGACCGGCGCCCACCTGTGGAGCGACCTCGGGGAGAACTGGCGCCATGAGGGGTGAGCGTCCCGCAGGGCGGACCGGCCGCCGCCCCCGCCCACGGGCGCGGCACACTGGAGGAACCGCCCCGGACACCCCGAACCCGCCGGACCCGGTCGCCTCCCGCCGTACGTCCCGCTGAACCGCCCACCCGAATCCACCGCTGCACTGGGGGAGTTGGAAGCACCTGTGACCACCTGGACCGACCACACCGCCGACCGCGACCGGCCCGTCTCACTCACCGCCCCGAGCGGCGTCGACCGGGCCGCCCACCACCGGCTCGACGAGGCATGGCTCGCGGCGGCCTGGAGCCACCCCTCGACGCGCTGCTTCGTGGTCTCCGGCGGCCAGGTCCTCATCGACGAGACGGAGGACGGCAGGACCGAGCTGGTCATGACGCCGTCCTTCGAGGCCCCGCTGACCGAGGCGCACCGCTATTTCCTCGGCACGGACGACGACGGAGTGAGCTACTTCGCGCTCCAGAAGGACGCGCTGCCGGGCCGCTTCGACCAGTCCGCACGCCCCGCCGGGCTGCGCGAGGCCGGGCTGCTGCTGTCCCCGCGGGACGCGGGCCTGATGGTGCACGCGGTCGCCCTGGAGAACTGGCAGCGGCTGCACCGCTACTGCTCCCGCTGCGGCGAACGCACGGTGATCGCGGCGGCCGGCCACATCCGCCGCTGCCCCGCGTGCGGCGCCGAGCACTACCCGCGCACCGACCCCGCCGTGATCATGGCGGTCACGGACGACCAGGACCGCATCCTGC
The DNA window shown above is from Streptomyces sp. NBC_00670 and carries:
- the nudC gene encoding NAD(+) diphosphatase gives rise to the protein MTTWTDHTADRDRPVSLTAPSGVDRAAHHRLDEAWLAAAWSHPSTRCFVVSGGQVLIDETEDGRTELVMTPSFEAPLTEAHRYFLGTDDDGVSYFALQKDALPGRFDQSARPAGLREAGLLLSPRDAGLMVHAVALENWQRLHRYCSRCGERTVIAAAGHIRRCPACGAEHYPRTDPAVIMAVTDDQDRILLGRQVHWPEGRFSTLAGFVEPGESIEQSVRREVFEEAGITVGEVQYVASQPWPFPSSLMLGFMAQATDTDINVDGDEIHEARWFSREDLRAGFESGEVLPPYGISIAARLIELWYGKPLPTRAV